The sequence GTCATATCTACAAATACCCCGCTTAAACCCACCAAACCGAAACGAATAAATTTACCAATGGGAAAACCCCAACGCTGGCTCAATTGTTCTACCTTTTGCGAAGAAAAACGCAGCCTTAATAGGTGACGAATATAGTCAAGATAATGCTTCCAACTCACTTTACTTTCTCCATCTTGACGCTCGCAAAATACATAACCAACTTCAGCGATTTCGTCTACTTTTCCTCTTCCCAAAACTTCTAACAGAATTTTGTAGCCTATAGGATTAAAAATTGTATCTTCTATGCAGCTACGATGCACCATAAAATAACCGCTCATCGGATCGGAAACTCTACCCGTGACTCGCGGTAATATAATCAACCCTAACAATTGAGCGCCGCGAGATAATAAACGTCGAATAAAACTCCAGCTACTTACACCACCACCATTCACATGACGACTGGCAACGGCTAAATCTGCTTTTTTTTGAATGGCATTTAATAATTGCAACAATATGTGGGGTGGATGCTGCAAATCTCCATCGATTACACCTAATATTTGCCCTCTCGAATTTTGCCAGCCGCGAATTACCGCAGAAGAAAGCCCTCGTTCGTTTTCTCGTCGCATCACCTGTAACTGCGGGAATTCTGAAGTCATAGATAAAGCAACTTCCCAAGTACCATCCGGGCTATTATCATCAACTATAATTAGCTCGTAATCTCCCGGTATATTTTCATCAAGCAAGCGAGTTAATGTCCTGACGATTTTATTTATATTACCGGCTTCAAGGTAAGTAGGAATAACCAATGAGAATAAAATGCTTTTATTGGTAATACCGGCTCTAAGCGGTAATCGGGGAATCCGTAACTCTCCGCTTGGCACTGATAAAAGATTCTTCGGTTTGATGATACTCATGAAGAAAAAGAATACGCTCGAAAAGTGCTTTTAGTTATTATGCTTGAAATTCACTTTTTTAAAATGAGTATTTTTGAAAGATCGAGAGTTCAGAGTTATGCGGTAATTTAGATTACAAATTGAAATAACCTGCAAAAATAATATATATCCCTAATTTGAGAATTACTATTGTTTCAACAAATTCCTATGAAAATTCCTGTAAAAAATACGGTTGATGCAATTCTTGAACGTGCCGTCAGGGGCTACGATTTATCTCCCGCAGAAGGAATTACATTATTAGAACAAACCGACAACAGCGTTATAGATGCTATTCATACAACAGCCGACAAACTCAGATTTTCTCAAGCCGGAGATACCGTCACCTATATAATCAATAGAAATATTAATTTTACTAACATATGCGAGCAACACTGTAGCTTCTGTGCATTCAGGAGAGATGAAGGTGATGAAGGTGCTTTCTGGTTGGATTGGGGGCAAATTTTAGAAAAAACCACAGATGCAGTCAAACGTGGTGCAACTGAAATTTGTATGCAAGGCGGATTAAATCCCGAAGCAAAAATAGACGGCAAATCTTTAAATTACTATCTCAAATTAGTAAAAACTATCAAACAAGAATTTCCTCAATTACATCTTCATGCTTTCTCTCCCCAAGAAATACAATTTATCGCCAGACTTGATGGACTAAGTTATGCACAAGTGATAGCCGCTTTACAAGAAGCTGGCGTGGGTTCCATGCCGGGAACAGCAGCAGAAGTATTAGATGATGAAGTCAGACGTATTCTTTGTCCCGAAAAAACCAACGCAGCAACTTGGTTAGAAATTGTTAGCACTGCCCATCAATTAGGTTTACCCACTACCAGCACCATGTTGTCGGGACATATTGAAACCGTAG comes from Rivularia sp. PCC 7116 and encodes:
- a CDS encoding glycosyltransferase; this encodes MSIIKPKNLLSVPSGELRIPRLPLRAGITNKSILFSLVIPTYLEAGNINKIVRTLTRLLDENIPGDYELIIVDDNSPDGTWEVALSMTSEFPQLQVMRRENERGLSSAVIRGWQNSRGQILGVIDGDLQHPPHILLQLLNAIQKKADLAVASRHVNGGGVSSWSFIRRLLSRGAQLLGLIILPRVTGRVSDPMSGYFMVHRSCIEDTIFNPIGYKILLEVLGRGKVDEIAEVGYVFCERQDGESKVSWKHYLDYIRHLLRLRFSSQKVEQLSQRWGFPIGKFIRFGLVGLSGVFVDMTILYLLSDPNTLALPLTRSKIIAGEIAILNNFLWNDAWTFADVAMQQKGLKQRLKRFLKFNIICLAGLAINVLVLNLVFNFVISNRYIANLIAIAVATVWNFWVNLKLSWRVTQVK
- the cofH gene encoding 7,8-didemethyl-8-hydroxy-5-deazariboflavin synthase subunit CofH, with product MKIPVKNTVDAILERAVRGYDLSPAEGITLLEQTDNSVIDAIHTTADKLRFSQAGDTVTYIINRNINFTNICEQHCSFCAFRRDEGDEGAFWLDWGQILEKTTDAVKRGATEICMQGGLNPEAKIDGKSLNYYLKLVKTIKQEFPQLHLHAFSPQEIQFIARLDGLSYAQVIAALQEAGVGSMPGTAAEVLDDEVRRILCPEKTNAATWLEIVSTAHQLGLPTTSTMLSGHIETVEQQIGHLEKLRSLQQTAVNKAYPARITEFILLPFVGQEAPKPLRKRVGRDQPQLDSSLLLTAVARIYLGNWIPNHQPSWVKLGIDGAAKALNCGCNDIGGTLMEEHITTMAGAVGGTCMEVEALKTTIASLGRPYQQRNTLYETV